One genomic window of Solanum stenotomum isolate F172 chromosome 9, ASM1918654v1, whole genome shotgun sequence includes the following:
- the LOC125875795 gene encoding probable galactinol--sucrose galactosyltransferase 6, protein MFELISISGHHPNFIINTINRPIQNPIIPSFFSSPTIHFSYSFNKSINPLQFSVSSPTTSILAHKGSEVEFEKGVEEEEEEAKTVVDAAMTITPVIRISDRKLMVKDRTILTNVPDNVLTTPGAASGPLEGVFLGAEFDHDNSRHVVSLGKLQDVRFLSCFRFKLWWMAQKMGDRGSEIPMETQFLLVETKDGSNNNNNNDDNIVYAVFLPLIEGSFRGVLQGNPEDELELCLESGDKDTVGSAFNQAVYMHAGSDPFVVITEAIRAVKLHLKTFRQRHEKKLPKIVDYFGWCTWDAFYQEVTQEGVEAGLESLTAGGIPPKFIIIDDGWQSVGGDLEVDKPLMRLTGLKENEKFQKKEDPTVGIKNIVNIAKEKYGLNYVYVWHAITGYWGGVRPGVKGMEEYGSVVKYPDITKGVMENEPGWKTDAIAVQGLGLVNPKSAYKFYNEMHSYLASAGVDGLKVDVQCILETLGGGLGGRVELTKQYHQALDASVARNFPDNGCIACMSHSTDALYCSKQTAVVRASDDFYPRDPASHTIHIACVAYNSVFLGEIMLPDWDMFHSLHPAAEYHGSARALSGGPVYVSDAPGKHNFDVLRKLVLPDGSILRARLPGRPTKDSLFTDPSRDGVTLLKIWNMNKYTGVLGIYNCQGAAWSTVERKTTFHKTNSEAITGYIRGRDVHFISEAALDPNWSGDTVLYSHGSAELVVLPYNAAMPVSFKILEHETYTVTPVKVLAPGFSFAPLGLIDMYNAGGAIEGLKYEVKAGAELSELEAGYQGEGNLVAEDKIENLSTEAVAVVSMEVRGCGRFGVYSSVKPRKCSVGGDMVDFAYNSESGLLTLNLDAMPPADQKVHIIEVEV, encoded by the exons ATGTTTGAGTTGATTTCTATTTCTGGGCATCACCCTAatttcatcatcaatactaTAAATAGGCCAATCCAAAACCCCATAATCCCATCATTCTTCTCTTCTCCAACAATCCATTTTTCATACTCATTCAATAAATCTATTAACCCTTTACAATTCTCTGTTTCATCACCTACCACTTCAATTCTTGCTCACAAA GGAAGTGAAGTAGAATTTGAGAAAGGGgtagaagaggaggaagaagaagcaaaaacaGTAGTAGACGCTGCCATGACGATTACTCCAGTGATAAGGATTTCTGACAGAAAACTGATGGTGAAAGACAGAacaatattaacaaatgtaCCCGACAACGTACTCACCACTCCCGGTGCTGCATCAGGTCCATTGGAGGGTGTATTTCTTGGTGCAGAATTTGATCATGACAATAGCCGCCATGTTGTGTCACTCGGGAAATTACAGGATGTTCGGTTCTTGTCTTGTTTCAGGTTCAAGTTATGGTGGATGGCTCAGAAAATGGGTGATAGGGGAAGTGAAATCCCAATGGAAACACAATTTCTTCTTGTTGAAACAAAAGATGgatccaacaacaacaacaacaatgatgATAATATTGTGTATGCTGTTTTCCTTCCATTAATTGAAGGTTCATTTCGAGGTGTTCTTCAGGGGAATCCTGAAGACGAGCTCGAATTATGCCTTGAAAGTGGTGATAAGGACACTGTTGGCTCAGCATTTAATCAAGCAGTTTATATGCATGCTGGCAGTGATCCGTTTGTTGTCATCACTGAGGCAATTAGGGCGGTGAAGTTACATCTCAAGACTTTCCGGCAACGGCACGAGAAGAAGCTCCCCAAAATTGTTGATTACTTTGGGTGGTGCACTTGGGATgctttttatcaagaagttaCTCAAGAAGGCGTTGAAGCCGGACTCGAAAGTCTTACAGCTGGTGGTATCCCGCCGAAATTCATCATCATCGACGATGGCTGGCAGTCAGTCGGCGGTGATCTAGAAGTTGATAAACCATTGATGAGACTTACAGGATTAAAAGAAAACGAAAAATTTCAGAAGAAAGAAGATCCAACGGTGGGGATTAAAAACATTGTGAATATAGCTAAAGAGAAATACGGGTTGAACTATGTGTACGTATGGCATGCGATAACGGGTTATTGGGGCGGAGTCCGACCAGGAGTGAAGGGGATGGAGGAATACGGGTCGGTTGTGAAGTATCCGGATATTACAAAAGGGGTGATGGAGAATGAACCAGGTTGGAAAACGGATGCAATTGCGGTTCAGGGTTTGGGTTTGGTTAACCCGAAAAGTGCTTATAAGTTTTATAATGAAATGCATAGTTATTTGGCATCAGCTGGGGTGGATGGATTGAAGGTGGATGTGCAGTGTATATTGGAGACACTAGGGGGTGGTTTAGGGGGTCGGGTTGAGCTCACTAAACAGTATCATCAAGCTCTAGATGCTTCCGTTGCTAGGAATTTCCCTGATAATGGTTGCATTGCTTGCATGAGCCACAGTACTGATGCGCTTTACTG TTCAAAGCAGACGGCAGTTGTGAGAGCATCAGATGACTTCTATCCAAGAGATCCAGCTTCACACACCATTCACATTGCTTGTGTGGCATACAACAGTGTGTTCCTTGGAGAAATTATGCTGCCTGATTGGGACATGTTCCACTCCCTTCATCCAGCTGCCGAGTATCATGGCTCAGCGAGGGCGTTGAGTGGTGGACCTGTCTATGTTAG TGATGCACCTGGCAAGCACAACTTTGATGTTCTGAGGAAGCTTGTTCTTCCCGATGGTTCAATTCTTCGTGCTCGTTTGCCTGGTCGACCTACAAAGGACTCCCTTTTCACTGATCCTTCTCGTGATGGTGTTAC CCTTTTGAAGATATGGAACATGAACAAATACACTGGTGTTCTTGGAATATACAACTGCCAAGGTGCAGCGTGGAGCACGGTTGAGAGGAAGACCACGTTCCACAAAACTAACTCAGAGGCGATAACAGGCTATATAAGGGGCCGTGATGTCCATTTCATATCTGAAGCTGCCTTGGACCCCAACTGGAGTGGAGACACAGTTCTTTACTCTCATGGAAGTGCTGAGCTTGTTGTTCTCCCGTATAATGCAGCAATGCCTGTTTCTTTTAAGATCCTTGAGCACGAGACATACACTGTCACGCCTGTTAAGGTCTTGGCACCTGGCTTCAGCTTTGCACCTTTGGGGCTCATTGACATGTACAATGCTGGTGGGGCAATTGAAGGACTAAAATATGAGGTGAAGGCAGGCGCAGAATTGTCTGAACTCGAGGCTGGATATCAAGGTGAAGGAAATCTTGTGGCTGAAGATAAAATTGAGAACTTGAGCACAGAAGCAGTTGCAGTAGTGTCGATGGAAGTAAGGGGATGTGGCCGATTTGGTGTTTACTCGTCTGTCAAGCCGAGGAAGTGCAGTGTGGGTGGAGATATGGTTGATTTTGCCTATAACTCAGAATCTGGTTTGTTAACTTTGAATCTTGATGCTATGCCTCCAGCAGATCAGAAAGTGCACATCATTGAAGTTGAAGTATAG
- the LOC125876715 gene encoding uncharacterized protein LOC125876715 encodes MDLKPFKLDIDELINEFAKGGSPTFAEMKRVWASKKFSYIFEASPSKDQACFIQSLYAYCIGYMVSTNSLLSRLGGLYCLYCLYETQPFKPPFKIYISLGELKNLRNVVAEAKAKDVKVVPAVVKRMLDRNMFLFGFVDVNESSAAERLDELSEVQNASIQIACKKLFANSRIEHFTHMDMGLELEVDLLKQKSADYARAKDLAIKEASDIVDVESIKHIAENQTLIGDVVGKTADDWKAQKELFYQKTGILHQPVKDSVDVVGKEHDKSQQKVAEEHDKSQQEVAEEHDKSQQEVAEEQDDNEDFSKELEEVLLSAQNESDFEE; translated from the exons ATGGACCTTAAACCATTCAAATTAGACATTGACGAGCTTATAAATGAGTTTGCAAAG GGTGGATCTCCTACTTTTGCAGAAATGAAGAGAGTGTGGGCTTCTAAAAAGTTCTCCTATATTTTCGAGGCTAGTCCCTCTAAAGATCAGGCATGCTTTATACAATCACTCTATGCCTACTGCATTg GTTACATGGTGTCTACTAATTCTCTTTTGAGTAGACTGGGTGGACTATATTGCCTCTATTGCCTCTATGAGACACAGCCATTCAAGCCTCCTTTCAAGATTTATATATCTCTGG GAGAGTTAAAGAATCTTAGGAACGTTGTTGCTGAGGCAAAGGCCAAAGATGTTAAGGTAGTCCCTGCTGTAGTCAAGCGTATGTTAGATAGGAACATGTTTCTTTTTGGGTTTGTGGATGTGAATGAAAGCTCTGCTGCGGAGAGATTAGATGAACTGTCCGAAGTACAAAATGCAAGTATCCAAATAGCATGCAAAAA GTTATTTGCAAATAGCCGGATCGAGCATTTCACCCACATGGATATG GGATTGGAGCTTGAGGTGGATTTGCTCAAGCAAAAGTCAGCAGATTATGCAAGGGCGAAAGATCTAGCTATTAAAG AGGCTAGTGACATTGTGGATGTAGAAAGTATAAAGCACATAGCAGAAAATCAGACATTGATAGGAGACGTGGTCGGGAAGACTGCTGATGACTGGAAAGCTCAGAaggaattattttatcaaaaaacagGCATTCTTCATCAGCCTGTGAAAGACTCAGTTGACGTTGTTGGAAAAGAGCATGATAAGTCCCAACAAAAAGTGGCTGAAGAGCATGATAAGTCCCAACAAGAAGTGGCTGAAGAGCATGATAAGTCCCAACAAGAAGTGGCTGAAGAGCAGGATGACAATGAAGACTTCAGTAAGGAACTTGAAGAAGTGTTATTGTCTGCACAGAACGAATCTGACTTCGAAGAATAG
- the LOC125877860 gene encoding uncharacterized protein LOC125877860: protein MESFEEQFEQITILLSSNKPLAYLTLLHLQQQSGADPSLIKLLADSSSIIVSYIISDVSDNDEEIAAQALKCLGFMIYHPSIVGSIKGDDARAIVDSLVEVITTSKIKSVCNLGVWCISMQQFNSSLLDANFQCLLRAITYALDNPIGSLSITFEAMQAVMKLASTSAQNMRAMSNIWAPPVYRRLVSSDKRERDMSERCLQKVSSVICPPPVILSKALVTDLKKTLLLTMEEQLNQGLKIQTLQVWRWFLRLLGPYGMKYKHLVNKLLKIPEQTFTDHDPQIQSASLVAWEGLIDALICSQLHAPESNALVKNPTDQTVFKGSDPTEADGFPKKIKLVMTPLIGIMSSNCDASVHVSCLNTWSYLLYKLDKLASSHSVVKTVWDPILEVIIKVGPVNKNIWSWSFCIELLDNFISAGNKDVNSKLNDHKAMRLPESAKYSWKYYPIKWSPLDLGNLEFFLNTIHGLIIHGSDITLSGEIRTVTYGAASSLFRSLLISVKHCLKSDLITYDEVILSLNMMLKFLKSVYENMHSRDGGIDDLLPLLLQLLEAFVEELEPSTLQSPLYKVIVDFKNIETSEPVYKFKSAKIPDISFMNCMEKVSPVAYITLLYFHAVTRATLKAPDYDIVEGKHRYVKLLLSSYEPLEILHLFVSLLYTEKMSCCFEIWVALANCLKDYIDNHNFRSLFKLQSDSPGYAITIHFLCYPFAAYSCLKVYLKLQHVIEVWKSLYVSLSRASEIGYPTLTEDLFSMLCSYFNEALTNGDLVPEPQSSVNGQDIDVLLLFGEAMICAVEQTSLIVKSEVKESESWRSSIIKSSLDFASCFVKLSRAKGETNLSTSLIEKRLLSSLVHFVGCLNLQKDITLFIEMMTSTLLLWLSHFEAQDSNFKDQLQQLWIQTLNCLQKTLPIIEFNSSFLQLQEPLLEKTLDHPDLVISNSTVNFWNSTFGEQTKLDYPQSLLPVLDKLSRRGKIKVGKSSLLTNIKDSADVDKVTVPNRYKVPTTLHRCSKRVELVGNATNSSEGNDRIYSKSKRRHTELTEHQKEVRRAQQGRSMDCSRHGPGIRTYTSVDFSQGNEESQESQDIRDADTILEMLRKVK, encoded by the exons ATGGAATCCTTCGAAGAGCAATTCGAGCAGATAACAATTCTTTTATCATCAAACAAACCGCTGGCTTACTTGACGCTGCTTCATCTCCAGCAACAATCCGGCGCCGATCCTTCTCTCATTAAGCTGCTCGCCGATTCATCTTCTATCATCGTTTCCTATATTATCTCCGATGTCTCCGATAACGACGAGGAAAT TGCTGCTCAGGCATTGAAGTGCTTGGGATTTATGATATATCATCCATCTATAGTTGGCTCAATCAAAG GTGATGATGCCAGGGCTATTGTTGATTCTCTTGTTGAGGTTATTACAACCAGCAAGATTAAG TCTGTTTGCAACTTGGGTGTGTGGTGTATATCAATGCAGCAGTTTAACTCATCGCTTTTAGATGCAAATTTCCAGTGTTTACTGAGGGCAATTACTTATGCGCTTGACAATCCTATTGGCTCTCTTTCAATCACATTTGAGGCAATGCAG GCTGTAATGAAGTTGGCGAGTACATCAGCTCAAAATATGAGAGCCATGTCAAACATATGGGCTCCTCCAGTTTATAGAAGACTAGTCAGCAGTGATAAAAGGGAAAGAGACATGTCAGAGCGTTGTTTACAAAAAGTCTCAAGCGTGATATGTCCTCCACCAGTAATTCTTTCTAAG GCCCTTGTCACAGATTTGAAGAAGACTTTGCTTTTGACGATGGAGGAGCAGCTGAACCAAGGCTTGAAGATTCAAACTCTGCAAGTATGGAGATGGTTTCTGCGTCTACTCGGACCTTATGGAATGAAATATAAGCATTTGGTCAACAAATTGCTTAAAATTCCAGAACAAACTTTTACGGACCATGATCCACAGATTCAGAGTGCTTCACTG GTTGCCTGGGAAGGTCTCATTGATGCTTTAATCTGCTCACAACTTCATGCTCCTGAAAGCAATGCACTTGTAAAGAATCCTACTGATCAAACGGTATTCAAAGGAAGTGATCCAACTGAAGCTGATGGATTTCCCAAAAAGATTAAACTTGTAATGACGCCCCTTATAGGAATCATGTCAAGCAATTGTGATGCATCTGTCCATGTATCCTGCCTGAATACATGGTCTTATCTTCTGTATAAGCTCGACAAGTTAGCCAGCTCCCATTCGGTGGTTAAAACAGTTTGGGATCCCATCTTGGAAGTCATCATCAAGGTTGGGCCTGTCAATAAGAATATATGGTCATGGAGTTTCTGCATTGAGCTGCTCGATAATTTTATTTCAGCAGGAAATAAAGATGTAAATAGTAAGTTAAATGACCATAAGGCAATGAGACTTCCAGAATCTGCAAAATACTCATGGAAGTACTATCCAATTAAATGGTCACCTTTGGATCTTGGTAACTTGGAGTTTTTCTTAAACACAATTCATGGTCTGATCATTCACGGGTCAGATATTACTCTGTCCGGTGAAATCAGGACAGTGACATATGGTGCTGCCTCAAGTTTGTTTCGATCTCTTCTGATATCTGTTAAACATTGCTTGAAGTCTGACCTTATAACTTATGACGAGGTTATCTTATCTCTGAATATGATGTTAAAGTTTTTGAAGAGTGTATATGAAAATATGCATTCAAGGGATGGTGGTATAGATGATTTGCTACCTCTTTTACTTCAGCTTTTGGAGGCTTTTGTTGAAGAATTAGAACCATCAACATTGCAATCCCCTCTTTACAAGGTGATAGTAGACTTCAAAAATATTGAGACGTCAGAACCAGTCTATAAATTCAAAAGTGCAAAGATACCAGATATCAGCTTTATGAATTGTATGGAGAAGGTCTCACCAGTTGCATATATTACTTTGCTCTATTTCCATGCAGTGACCAGAGCAACATTGAAAGCACCTGATTATGATATAGTTGAAGGGAAACACAGATATGTCAAGCTTTTGCTATCTTCATACGAGCCTTTGGAAATTCTCCATCtttttgttagtttattatATACAGAGAAGATGTCCTGTTGCTTTGAGATCTGGGTAGCTCTGGCGAATTGTCTGAAAGATTACATAGATAATCATAACTTCCGCTCACTTTTCAAATTGCAGTCGGATAGTCCTGGTTATGCTATAACAATACATTTCTTGTGTTATCCATTTGCTGCATATTCTTGCCTTAAGGTGTATCTCAAGCTTCAGCATGTTATTGAAGTATGGAAATCACTTTATGTTTCTCTTAGCCGGGCATCAGAAATTGGTTATCCTACTCTAACTGAGGACCTGTTCTCAATGCTCTGTTCATATTTCAATGAAGCATTGACCAATGGCGATCTTGTCCCTGAACCTCAGTCAAGTGTAAATGGTCAGGATATTGATGTTCTGTTATTGTTTGGAGAAGCAATGATATGTGCCGTAGAACAAACTTCTTTGATAGTAAAATCTGAAGTTAAAGAGTCTGAAAGTTGGAGATCCAGCATTATCAAAAGTAGCTTGGATTTCGCTTCCTG CTTCGTGAAGTTATCTAGGGCAAAGGGTGAAACTAATCTATCAACCAGCCTCATTGAGAAAAG GCTGCTATCATCACTGGTTCACTTTGTTGGCTGCTTGAACTTGCAGAAGGATATAACATTATTCATTGAG ATGATGACCAGTACATTGCTTCTGTGGCTGTCACATTTTGAAGCTCAAGACAGTAACTTCAAAGATCAACTTCAACAGTTATGGATTCAGACACTGAACTGTTTGCAGAAAACGCTACCAATAATAGAATTCAATTCCTCTTTTCTTCAGCTCCAAGAGCCTCTTCTTGAGAAAACTCTTGATCATCCAGATCTCGTCATTTCCAACTCCACTGTTAACTTCTGGAATTCTACGTTCGGAGAGCAGACCAAGTTAGACTACCCTCAAAGCTTACTTCCAGTCCTAGACAAGCTGTCAAGGAGAGGAAAAATAAAAGTCGGAAAAAGCAGCCTGTTAACCAATATTAAGGACAGTGCCGATGTAGATAAAGTTACAGTTCCAAATAGATACAAGGTGCCAACAACACTGCATAGGTGCTCAAAACGAGTTGAACTCGTGGGGAATGCAACTAATAGTTCAGAAGGAAATGACAGAATTTATTCAAAGTCGAAACGAAGACACACTGAGCTGACTGAGCATCAAAAAGAAGTGAGAAGAGCACAACAAGGCCGATCAATGGATTGTAGCAGACATGGTCCAGGAATCAGGACATATACCAGTGTTGATTTTTCTCAAGGAAATGAAGAATCACAAGAAAGCCAGGACATTCGAGATGCAGATACTATTTTGGAAATGCTGCGCAAAGTTAagtaa